A genomic region of Saccopteryx bilineata isolate mSacBil1 chromosome 1, mSacBil1_pri_phased_curated, whole genome shotgun sequence contains the following coding sequences:
- the GPR83 gene encoding G-protein coupled receptor 83, which translates to MVPHWALLLFLPLVGATERPEGREDKPGLAAALAAPNASHPFWSNYTFSDWQNFVGRRRYGAESQDPKVKALLIVAYSFIIIFSLFGNVLVCHVIFKNQRMHSATSLFIVNLAVADLMITLLNTPFTLVRFVNSTWVFGKGMCHVSRFAQYCSLHVSVLTLTAIAVNRHQVIMHPLKPRISTTKGVTYVAVIWTMAAFFSLPHAIYQKLFTFKYSEDVVRSLCLPDFPEPADLFWKYLDLATFILLYILPLLIISVAYARVAKKLWLCNTIGDVTTEQYMALRRKKKKTIKMLMLVVVLFALCWFPLNCYVLLLSSKVIHTNNALYFAFHWFAMSSTCYNPFIYCWLNENFRVELKALLSMCQRLPKPQEGRPPSPAPSFRVAWTEKGSGRRAPLASTLLPSPQLQSGKTDLSSVEPIVAMS; encoded by the exons ATGGTCCCCCACTGGGCGCTGCTCCTTTTCCTCCCGTTGGTGGGAGCCACGGAGCGCCCCGAGGGCCGGGAGGACAAGCCGGGCCTGGCAGCCGCCCTGGCCGCACCCAACGCCTCGCATCCCTTCTGGAGCAACTACACCTTCTCCGACTGGCAAAACTTTGTGGGCCGGCGACGCTACGGGGCCGAGTCCCAGGACCCCAAGGTGAAAGCCCTGCTTATCGTGGCTTACTCCTTTATCATCATCTTCTCGCTCTTTGGCAACGTCCTGGTCTGTCATGTCATCTTCAAGAACCAGCGAATGCACTCTGCCACCAGCCTCTTCATCGTCAACCTGGCCGTCGCGGACCTGATGATTACGCTCCTGAACACCCCGTTCACTTTG GTCCGCTTTGTGAACAGCACGTGGGTGTTCGGGAAGGGCATGTGCCACGTCAGCCGCTTCGCCCAGTACTGCTCCCTGCATGTCTCCGTGCTGACGCTGACCGCCATTGCCGTGAACCGCCACCAG GTCATCATGCATCCGTTAAAACCCCGGATCTCCACCACCAAGGGTGTCACCTACGTTGCAGTCATCTGGACCATGGCTGCCTTTTTCTCACTGCCACATGCTATCTACCAGAAATTATTTACCTTCAAGTACAG TGAGGACGTCGTCCGTTCCTTGTGCCTGCCAGACTTCCCTGAGCCAGCTGACCTCTTCTGGAAGTACCTGGACTTGGCCACCTTCATCCTGCTTTACATCCTACCCCTCCTCATCATCTCTGTGGCCTACGCCCGCGTGGCCAAGAAGCTGTGGTTGTGCAACACGATTGGCGACGTGACCACGGAGCAGTACATGGCCCTGCGGCGTAAGAAGAAGAAGACCATCAAGATGCTGATGCTGGTGGTGGTCCTCTTTGCCCTCTGCTGGTTCCCCCTCAACTGCTACGTCCTCCTCCTGTCCAGCAAGGTCATCCATACCAACAATGCCCTCTACTTCGCCTTCCATTGGTTCGCCATGAGCAGCACCTGCTACAACCCCTTCATCTACTGCTGGCTTAACGAGAACTTCAGGGTAGAGCTGAAGGCATTACTGAGCATGTGCCAGAGGCTGCCCAAGCCTCAGGAGGGGCGGCCgccctccccagccccttccttcAGGGTGGCTTGGACAGAGAAGGGCAGTGGTCGGAGGGCTCCACTAGCCAgcaccctcctgccctccccccaactcCAGTCTGGGAAGACAGACCTGTCCTCCGTGGAGCCCATTGTGGCAATGAGTTAG